The Acidobacteriota bacterium genome contains the following window.
GTCGCCAGTTACGGCGTCGGCGGTATCGTCGCGATGAGCGTGACAGCATTGATTTTTGAGCAATACAGCAAATGGACGGGCGTCGCCTTGAACGAACAGATTCGCGCGGGCAACGTCGCCGCCGGAATTTGTGCGGCGGGCATGTACCTGGCCGCCAGCGAAATCGTCGCCGGCGTCTTGACCGGCGATGGCGGTAACCTGGCTGTCACAGTCGTTTTTTGGTTAGCGGGAACCGTAGCCTTGTTGGTGCTGACGCATCTGTTCCGGCAACTGACGGCGTATGACGACGCCGATCTGATTAACGCGGGCAACATTGCGGCGGCCTGTGGTTACGCGGGTTTGGTGGTCGCCATTGGAATGATGACGGGGTATGCGGTCTCGGGTACGTTTGTCAGCTATGCCAGCGCCTTCACGGATTTCGGCAAAATGTTGTTAGT
Protein-coding sequences here:
- a CDS encoding DUF350 domain-containing protein, which encodes MDAATIGFVVLAVIVLLIVARVVYRLLLGESMTEALIDRDNRAAAIALGGFLLGVIQVIIPVLSAPSHAFWNDVTSVASYGVGGIVAMSVTALIFEQYSKWTGVALNEQIRAGNVAAGICAAGMYLAASEIVAGVLTGDGGNLAVTVVFWLAGTVALLVLTHLFRQLTAYDDADLINAGNIAAACGYAGLVVAIGMMTGYAVSGTFVSYASAFTDFGKMLLVVLVLYPVRQIIVQMLFLGGGFSLRNGRLDSEIATDGNVGAGLLEAVGYFAAALVVTRLF